The Triticum urartu cultivar G1812 chromosome 5, Tu2.1, whole genome shotgun sequence genome contains the following window.
GAAAAAAGTAAGTACTCTTTATAAAAAAGGATGAGTAGTTAAGATGAGCATAAAGTAACAATCCTTAGGTTTTGCAGAGCCTACTTGCTTTTTCCCACATCTCCGTTACGGTATCCGGACAAGTTCTTTTGAGCCGATTGTACCCTTTGCTTGCCACCACATCATCTATTTTAGTAGATGATGATGCAATAAATCGAATGCAAGCATCTTGTAGCCGAGAACAACTATGTTGACTGGCCAAAGCCAATGTAGTTGCAAGGGACTCGGCATTGAGGTCTTTGCAGAGGATGCTTTCGCACATAAGCTTCAATCTTTCCATGCCATAGTGATCTGCAGCCACAAGCAGGTGTCTGGTAACCTCTCTCTTATTGTCTTCATCTAGCAAGTCGTCGCCCATGACCGCGGGCAATGAATTGTTATATATGAAGTGGAGCAGAAACTTGAAGACATCAGGTTGCATGTTGTTAATGGCGATGCGGCTTGAATCCTTCTCCATCATCGGTCCATAGAGCATCGCCTTGAAAACCGGAGACCGCATCGCTAGCACGAGCTTGTGGGCTGGAAATTTCACTCCTTGAACCTCGAGTGTCACATCCACACCCTCCTTTGCCTCTAGCAGCTTCCCGAGTTGGTCCATGATTTCGGACGGTGGCGCCTCCTCCTCAACATGGGCCTCCTCCTCGATAACATATGGCTCCTTGATGACAGTCAAGGCGCATTTGATAGTGAGACGATCGTCAACAACATAGCCCGATGCTTCCATCTCGCCTCTGTTTATATTGTGCGTGACAAAGTAGTCTGGATTGGGAAGATTGGCCGACAGGGCCACCGACAAAGAAAGAGAAAACCGCTTAGTTGTACAGTGGAACAAGCTGATTGTGAAGGATACCCGTGCCTTGAATGCCTTCTGGTCCAGCTCCATCAGCTCCAGAGCGACCACTATGTCGTCCTTGCCATCTTCCGTAGACCCGTCCGGGTAATAATGGAGGCACCAGTAATGGCCGCCAACAGTGAACCATGACGACTCGATGTAGCAGCCGACGCCCATGCCCGTGTGAATGCTGTAGTCGGAGATCTTGAACAAGTGCTCCCCCTGCTCCCACTCCGCTGTGCACGTCGATGCGCTCAACAAGATCGATATTAAATTACAATTTCTTGGTGCCCTGGTGTAGATTCGATTCTTGAGGTGATTTCTTTCTTTTCACAACCCACCCCTTATATTTATACTAGTAGTAATATGTATCTGTTTTGATCGAATTGAATTAGCAATCACATGATATGTACTTGATCCGGAGTCTGTCCAATGGTCGGTGGCTGGTTCCGTAACCTAGTCGAACATGATCCTGTCCCCCTCCCTGCCGGGAAACACTAGAATAGAAACTGTGCTTCATGTGAAAGAATAGAAAAATCAATCTGGGCCTTCTGGTTGAAGATGAATAGTACAGATTATGGCCGAGCGATTTGTACAGAAAATTAGCTAAAAGGCCCCTCGGTTCTGGTTACTTTGCATCTCACATCCTTCTTCTCCAAACGTGATCCCCTCCTCAGCGGTAACAAGCCTCCTAGACCAACCCCTCCTTAGGGACAAACATGTACAACTTCCTTGCATAGTTAGTGATGTTGTACAATCCACTAATGCACTGAAATATACTCCCTACATGATTTTATGCAATAGATGCGTGCAACGTTttataagactaaaagggttgtGGGCATCATCGATGCGCAGATGTACGATAAATGGTCGCTGGACAGAATGATTGGAGAGGGAGATGAAGTATTTGAGGTGGTTATTGCAAAGTTTTGTTTATATCTAACTGTCACTAGGTTTTTTTCTTCATAAAATGTCCATTTAAGTGGCCTGGGATCGTGTTGAGACGAGTCTGGACGTTTCTCTCCCTCTCCCGTCCGAAGAAGAGGGGCGGCTTTTTACATCTCCCAGTCGACCCACCTCAACGCCGCTGTTGCGCCGGATCCCTCGCCCTCCGTCTGCCGCTTTGGCGGCGGGAGGGCGGGGGGTCCTCGTCTCGCGGCTGTAATGGCGGCGATGAGGAGGTGATGGAGTCGCTGGTGTGGTTTTTGTTGCATGTGCGCGTCCCCTTCGACTCCGATGCTCGATGGAGCTCCGTGGTGGTGCACCTGCTTCCCCAGCACTCGCGAATCAACGGATTTGTGTTGTGCTTCCTTCCCCAGTCAGATCTCGCGGGGCGGCGGATCAGGGATGTGAAGATCTCGAAGATGACGACATGGTGGTTCGCGGCGGAGCCGATGTTCCTGGGCGTTACCTCTCTAGAGGCGGTGAGTGAGGACTTTCCGGTTGCCATGGGGATGATTTCGTCGATCCAAGGCGCATGGACGAGCGCAGGCGGCAGCGCGTATTCCTCTCTTTCGGGATGCCGACGATGCTAGAGCTCAGAAGGACTCCTTTGTATTATCTACTATTTTCTAAGCTTTTCTGTAAGATCGAACTATCTATGAAATCGTAATCTTCTCGCAAAAAAAGTGGCCTGGGATCCCTCCATGAGAACCCATGCCATCCATCCATGATATGACGGCTAAGGactatttttttcttctatttttgCACTGCAAGTCCATCTTCTATTGTGGCGCCCGGGCAAGACAAATAGGAGCTACAACGCCGGGTCACGCGGCAACCTCTTCCTCGCAGTGGCCAGCTGGCCAACACGTCGCGTCGGCAGGCAGGCCTTTCTAAGACTGTGCGACGACAAGGCGTGGGCTGGCGGCCGGCGCCGGCGCTGTCTCTAGTGTTCGATTCGCGCCGTCCTCTAACAATCTCATACTTGCCTCCTAGGACTAGGTGACATCTCTAACCCCATCGTTATCTCTGGCTCCTGGCTTCCCAATTTGATGCATTTTTTTGAGGTGAAATTATCGTAGTTTATCTTTGCAGATTTGAGGCCTAACAGGTTTCCTGTGGATTTTTTTAAAACAAGGCAAAAGATTTACCATATTCATTGATTAAGGGAGAAGGTTTAAGACAAATAACCGCAAAGTGGGAGACAAATATCTACTCTCGCGGCATTACAATACTCAAGTGCGTGGCACAAGCAATAGCCCAAAGATGGGCCTCCTCTTTTATCTTCGCGACTAGCATCATCGTCGTAGCAGCGGTGTTACGAAAAACCCTTGCATTatgctgtaacaccctcgatgcgactatatctcccacgtgtcgaggcacgacttagaggcataatcgcattgaaggcatatgtagcaagttaggcaatcatcacaacatcccatgtaatatagataataaaaggggagataacatagttggcttacactcgccacatcaatcaagtacataaataacattacatcatccaaacactcatggcccgactacggcgccaaaataaaagataacacaacatgcgacacggtcccgatcaccccaactgggcaccactactgatcatcagggaaagacacatagtatcgttgagagtcctcgtcgaactcccacttgagctcaagcgcgtcacctggagcggaatcatcaggccctgcatctggatttaatagtaatctgtgagccacaaggactcagcaatctcgcaccctcgcgatcaagattatttaagcttataggtaaggcaaggtaaatatgtgtggagctgcagcaagcgactagcatatatggtggctatcctgttcgcaaaagagagcgagaagaggaggcaaagcacgaacgcATAACTAAAGAGGGCAACCTGTGGCAAGCaatactccaacaccgtgtccacttcccggactctgccgagaagaggccatcacggtaactcacactgttgattcattttaattaagttaaggttcaagttatctacaaccggacgttaacaaattcccatctgcccataaccgcgggcatgactttcgaaaattcaaatccctgcaggggagtcccagcttaacccatgacaagctctcacggtcaacgaaggaatagacctcctcccgagacgttccgatcagactcagtaccttggttcttcaagacacttcgacaggttaaaacaagaccagcaacaccgccgaatgtgccgacaaatcccgataggagctgcacatatctcgttctcagggcacactcagatgagctcttcatacaactaaaaccaaaccttgagtttccccgagggggc
Protein-coding sequences here:
- the LOC125506934 gene encoding BTB/POZ and MATH domain-containing protein 2-like, whose product is MGVGCYIESSWFTVGGHYWCLHYYPDGSTEDGKDDIVVALELMELDQKAFKARVSFTISLFHCTTKRFSLSLSVALSANLPNPDYFVTHNINRGEMEASGYVVDDRLTIKCALTVIKEPYVIEEEAHVEEEAPPSEIMDQLGKLLEAKEGVDVTLEVQGVKFPAHKLVLAMRSPVFKAMLYGPMMEKDSSRIAINNMQPDVFKFLLHFIYNNSLPAVMGDDLLDEDNKREVTRHLLVAADHYGMERLKLMCESILCKDLNAESLATTLALASQHSCSRLQDACIRFIASSSTKIDDVVASKGYNRLKRTCPDTVTEMWEKASRLCKT